In Lysinibacillus sp. FSL M8-0337, the following proteins share a genomic window:
- a CDS encoding VTT domain-containing protein, whose product MIGLIQELISFIMHIDVHLEEIIRDFGNWSYLILFAIVFVETGVVIFPFLPGDSLLFASGTLTAAMGAFDLWILIPVFLAAAILGDTMNYHIGHKVGTSIPPKSFLGRIVKKERMEAAEKFFNTHGGKTIVIARFMPFIRTFIPFVAGASKMHYSYFLLYNIVGAVLWVFSCTLLGYFFGNIPIIKDNFSVVLILIIVISVVPAVIGALKSKFGGK is encoded by the coding sequence ATGATAGGACTCATTCAAGAGTTAATAAGTTTTATAATGCATATTGATGTGCATTTGGAAGAAATCATTCGTGATTTTGGTAATTGGAGTTATCTTATTTTATTTGCCATTGTCTTTGTTGAAACAGGTGTTGTCATTTTCCCATTTTTACCGGGTGACTCATTACTTTTCGCCAGTGGAACATTAACAGCCGCAATGGGCGCCTTTGACTTATGGATACTAATTCCTGTATTTTTGGCAGCAGCAATTTTAGGCGATACAATGAATTACCATATCGGTCATAAAGTTGGGACATCAATTCCTCCGAAAAGTTTTTTAGGCCGTATCGTTAAAAAAGAACGTATGGAAGCAGCGGAGAAATTTTTTAACACGCATGGTGGCAAAACAATTGTAATTGCTCGTTTCATGCCTTTCATTCGTACGTTTATTCCGTTTGTTGCAGGGGCAAGTAAGATGCATTATAGCTACTTTTTACTGTACAACATTGTAGGAGCTGTTTTATGGGTATTCAGCTGTACACTCCTTGGGTATTTCTTTGGGAATATTCCAATTATTAAAGATAACTTCTCGGTAGTTCTTATTTTAATCATAGTTATCTCAGTCGTACCGGCTGTTATTGGTGCTCTTAAATCTAAATTTGGTGGAAAATAA